The genomic stretch AAAGGCTGCTGTTTTAGCCTACATGTTTAGGACTTTTGAATCGGATGTATCGATTTTTTAATTTCACAATTCGCTCAGATAGTCTAACTTTATATCTTTTCATATTAGATGTTTTTATTGGGATATAATTTTTCATACTTTTGCTACAATATGAACGCGTATGAGAAGAAAAAGTGCCTAGTTTTAACTTTCTTTTGTAGGTAGTTGTGATTATATTGTTGGAAGGTGTTGATCTGGTTGCTCCGACATATCTAATGCAAGATGTAAGGCGAGATCTTTTCATTGCCTGTACGCTTACAACGTTGCATATAATTGATCCTAATAATAACAGATTTAAACATTTTTTTATAATCATAAAGCAATACCTTTCTTATTCAATTGTACTTTCCAGTTATTAACAGTTTTTTGCAGATCTTCTGGTGATGTTTTGCGAGCACTGCCGCCAGCCAACTCAAAATGTATACCATTTATGCCGTTATTATTAGCGCCAAGAGCGTTTTCTTTTTTATCATCGGTAAAGATAATACTGTCAACTGTAATACCCTTTTGACTAGCAATATATTTTGTAAGATCTTTGAGTATTTCATAATACTCTTTATGTGGTTTGTATGCATTTTTATCTATTGCTGCGTACATATTTTCGTATTCAACTGGTATAAAAAAAGATTTTTCTTTTTGGTCTTCAGGAACCTGAATATGATTTACCCGTGTTACTAATACTGCATCAAAAATCTCATTTAAATCAACACCGTGTTTGCGCATTTGCTCACGATACGCAAGATGCTGTTTCCAATCTTGATTAGTCGCACCAATTAATACATAGCCTTGATCTTTAAGGCTTTTAGCGGCATCAACCATTTGTTGAATTGGTTTGCGTTTCATTGAACGGTTCATAATTTCATCAGCATAATCACGCAAATCACCATACCCATCTTCTTTAAGTTTATTAAGTAATGTGTATATAACGTTTGTACTACCATTAACTTCTTTACTTATTGTTACTCCATCTTTTTGTATTTTCTTAATATTGATCAATGCTGACAATATACTCGGATGGTGAAATACAATTCTAAGCATGCCAATAAAATCTATAAAACCTACTTTTTTGCTGATGCTCATAACATCATCCATATCAAAGGCAAAAATAACAGCTTTTGTTTGTACGTTGTTGTTAACAAGTGTTTTTTGTTCAGCACATAACGGTGCAATTAATAATGTAATCGCACTAAAAAGAATTGATCTGAAAAATTTCATTGTATATACCTCATATTTAATAAAAAACTAATAATTATAACAAACCATTTTTTTGTAAAAACATTCGAGCCTGTGCTATAGTTGTGAAATGATATGCACATAGCCCACATTTGCATGCGCCATGAACATTTCTTGGCTTATCATCAAAGAACATAATTTTATCTGCTGAAACCCCAGTTCGCTTGATAAATTTTTTTACATATCCACTGTGCGGCTTACGATTGAAAATACCTGAAGCATCTGTTAGAGATCTGCTCAGATCAAAATGTTTAAAAAGATGTGGATAACGTGCAATAAGCTTTGTAAATTCTTTTCTTTTAATATTAGAGAAAATCACCATTTTTATCCCACGAGCTGAAAGCTCCTCAACTAATTTAAGGGACTCAGGCTTAATATGACATTGCCATCCTGCTTTGCCTCGTGCTGGTTGTGTACACAAAACACCATGGATATCAAATGCAACAAGTTGTATCATTTGCACACTTAGTGCAGAACAGTATAAAAAAAATGGTAAAAATAGTGTAAATAAACCAAACTTCTTTATCATAAAAATTTTTCTACCTAAAATAAATAATATGCTAAAAGCAAATAGTGCTTATTTTTGAATAGTATCAAATTTCTACTTGTCATGCAAGTGCTCAAATATATAGTAAAAATATCCATTTTTACCTTTGAGGGGCTTGGTATTTAAGTTGTCTAATGCTTATCAACAAGCCTATTGGTATAAAAGCCGATCTTTACGTATTTTTTAAAAATATTGCAATTAGTTTATAGGCAGGGGAGGGGAAAAGAGGAAGAATATATTTTCAGGTAAGCTCACGTCTAGTATGAGCTGTATTTTCTCAAAAAAGTGTTTTTATATATTTATGAGAGATTATACTTATTTGCAGATTCAGCAAGTTCTTGTAGTTCCTGTAAAAGAATAATTCTTATTTCAGGTAAATCAGTTCGATTAAAATTTTTTTGAAATAATGGTAAAAACAATGTTGCAAATTTAAGTCTATATAGTAGTAAAAAAAATTCTTGTTCTAGTTCTGTTGGTAAATTTCCATATCCTTGATAGAACGATTGAGTTAAGGCATCGGCTTCTTTTGTAGAAAGACCGAATTTTTTATTCATATTAATTAGTTCTACAACTTCCATAAAATCAACCGCACCATTGCCTATCGAATGGCCATTCTTTCTAGATACACTATTATCCA from Candidatus Dependentiae bacterium encodes the following:
- a CDS encoding HAD hydrolase-like protein — encoded protein: MIKKFGLFTLFLPFFLYCSALSVQMIQLVAFDIHGVLCTQPARGKAGWQCHIKPESLKLVEELSARGIKMVIFSNIKRKEFTKLIARYPHLFKHFDLSRSLTDASGIFNRKPHSGYVKKFIKRTGVSADKIMFFDDKPRNVHGACKCGLCAYHFTTIAQARMFLQKNGLL